The Pseudomonas triclosanedens genome has a window encoding:
- a CDS encoding DUF6306 domain-containing protein — protein sequence MSSPPNDLIDWLQTLMRAERAGARVMLDSLRQTDEPLVRRRLEHLHQGETESCRRLRTCLERLGATPDSGIGDFHASAMLIDDLELRFDFIGRGQRWVARQIARRLPEIDEPWLREELEAVLRLHQ from the coding sequence ATGTCCAGCCCGCCCAACGATCTCATCGACTGGCTGCAAACCCTGATGCGCGCCGAGCGCGCGGGCGCCCGGGTCATGCTCGACAGCCTGCGCCAGACCGACGAGCCTCTGGTGCGCCGACGTCTGGAACACCTGCACCAGGGCGAAACGGAGAGCTGCCGACGCCTGCGCACCTGCCTGGAACGCCTGGGCGCGACGCCGGACAGCGGCATCGGCGATTTCCATGCCAGCGCCATGCTCATCGACGACCTGGAACTGCGCTTCGACTTCATCGGCCGCGGCCAGCGCTGGGTGGCCCGGCAGATCGCCCGGCGCCTGCCCGAAATCGACGAACCCTGGTTGCGCGAGGAGCTGGAAGCGGTGCTGCGGCTGCACCAGTAA
- a CDS encoding MafI family immunity protein, producing the protein MREPEEIVKVAFEEISDCFENDTERNIKKLLAYGEPGVALEVIYSQLVEFDIAIPARVKEQLAVAAGVMGMNIEELQDLKIL; encoded by the coding sequence ATGCGCGAACCGGAAGAAATAGTAAAAGTAGCCTTTGAAGAGATATCAGACTGCTTTGAAAACGATACAGAAAGAAATATCAAAAAACTTCTCGCCTACGGAGAGCCTGGAGTTGCGCTGGAAGTCATTTACTCTCAGCTAGTAGAGTTTGACATAGCTATTCCAGCTAGAGTCAAAGAACAGCTTGCAGTGGCCGCAGGAGTCATGGGAATGAATATTGAGGAGCTACAAGATTTAAAAATCCTGTAG
- a CDS encoding RHS repeat-associated core domain-containing protein, which translates to MQLPDGRTTRYRYGAHGEPQERINPDGSVVRYRHDEHHRLCAIEQPGGHTSQLSLDVFGRPLAHTDPLGHTTRLSYASHAHPRGSVTQLTLADGTQQHWQYDSEHRVACFTDGEGRNTRYRYGAFDLLETLTQPGGQTLQLAYDKLTRLVRVTNGLGQHYHYQYDGAGRLVAERDFAGSITRYGYNAAGWLTEKRCADGGRVLYHYHLASGRLERVDQLPANGPSSSTHLAYDEHGRLASLYNLFVLIEYRRDAAGRIVVERCNHREIHQQFASDSGLPIQLQAGAFSEPETDLQTRAGQPAIHWQHDHRGLASLRIGEHAPLAFQHDALGRNTQRHSPAGFLLRQQYDRVGLLTSQTAGQAQNPTDLPQELHAHVQRSYSYDKAFNPIQVDDKRWGNSRYQYNVNDQIIAAHLGGAQPQHWQYDKALDLISEALPSGADGTARPVVQQGGRVVRCGPDTYQYDACGRLVEKLVQRNGFRPQRWNYRWNVDNRLIELRTPTGEIWRYQYDPFGRRVCKFRVVTTTPESRRQIIGEEYLWSGEQLIEAAPLCANGDVLYEQATTWIYAPGGTTPLAQRQNGKLCYIVTDHLGSPRELLSEQGEVVWSNSPQVWGLARLWKAANDEGETWDCPFRFPGQYHDPESGLHYNRHRYYDPHTAQYLTPDPLGLGGGNRPQGYVHNPMGWVDPLGLAGDCCAGGTKSSGKEFEAYLHETLGGTGSFYYKGREFDGAYGKDNKIWYEAKSGRYWQDYAAENTAGLTKFKSDIGAHKRIANDAGATYEVHSNTPIPQHIKDWLTKKGIPFREH; encoded by the coding sequence GTGCAACTCCCCGATGGGCGCACCACCCGCTACCGCTATGGCGCACACGGCGAACCGCAGGAGCGGATCAACCCCGACGGCAGCGTCGTCCGCTATCGCCATGACGAGCACCACCGCCTGTGCGCCATCGAACAACCGGGCGGCCACACCAGCCAGTTGAGCCTGGATGTTTTCGGCAGGCCCCTCGCCCATACCGACCCGCTGGGCCACACCACCCGCCTGAGCTACGCCAGCCACGCCCATCCGCGCGGCTCGGTCACCCAGCTCACCCTGGCCGATGGCACCCAGCAACACTGGCAATACGACAGCGAGCACCGCGTTGCCTGCTTCACCGACGGCGAAGGCCGCAACACCCGCTACCGCTACGGCGCCTTCGACCTGCTGGAAACCCTCACCCAACCCGGCGGCCAGACGCTGCAACTGGCCTACGACAAGCTCACGCGGCTAGTACGCGTTACCAACGGCCTGGGCCAGCACTACCACTACCAATACGACGGCGCTGGCCGCCTGGTGGCCGAGCGCGACTTCGCCGGCAGCATCACCCGCTACGGCTACAACGCCGCCGGCTGGCTGACGGAAAAGCGCTGCGCCGACGGTGGCCGCGTGCTCTACCACTACCACCTAGCCTCCGGGCGGCTGGAGCGCGTCGATCAGCTACCGGCCAACGGCCCGTCCAGCTCCACCCACCTGGCCTATGACGAGCATGGGCGGCTGGCCAGCCTGTACAATCTCTTCGTGCTCATCGAGTACCGGCGCGACGCCGCCGGGCGCATCGTGGTCGAGCGCTGCAACCACCGGGAAATCCACCAGCAGTTCGCCAGCGACAGCGGCCTGCCGATCCAGCTACAGGCCGGGGCTTTCAGCGAGCCGGAAACCGACCTGCAAACCCGTGCCGGCCAGCCCGCTATCCACTGGCAGCACGACCATCGCGGGCTGGCCAGCCTGCGCATCGGCGAGCACGCGCCGCTTGCCTTCCAGCATGACGCCCTGGGGCGTAACACCCAGCGCCACAGCCCGGCGGGCTTTCTGCTGCGGCAGCAGTACGACCGAGTCGGTTTGCTTACTTCGCAAACTGCCGGCCAAGCCCAAAACCCAACCGACCTGCCGCAAGAACTGCACGCCCACGTTCAACGCAGTTACAGCTACGACAAGGCATTCAACCCCATCCAGGTGGACGACAAGCGCTGGGGCAACAGCCGTTATCAATACAACGTCAACGACCAGATCATCGCCGCGCACCTGGGCGGCGCCCAGCCGCAACACTGGCAATACGACAAGGCGCTGGACCTCATCAGCGAGGCCCTGCCCTCCGGCGCGGACGGCACTGCCCGGCCCGTCGTCCAACAGGGTGGCCGCGTGGTGCGCTGCGGCCCGGACACCTACCAATACGATGCCTGTGGCCGGCTGGTGGAAAAGCTCGTGCAGCGCAACGGCTTCCGTCCGCAGCGCTGGAACTACCGCTGGAACGTCGACAACCGGCTCATCGAGCTGCGTACGCCCACGGGCGAAATCTGGCGCTACCAGTACGACCCCTTTGGCCGGCGCGTGTGCAAGTTCCGGGTGGTCACGACCACGCCCGAGTCCAGGCGGCAGATCATCGGCGAGGAATACCTCTGGAGCGGCGAACAACTCATCGAGGCCGCCCCGCTGTGCGCCAACGGCGACGTGCTCTACGAGCAAGCCACCACCTGGATCTACGCCCCCGGCGGCACTACTCCGCTGGCCCAGCGGCAGAACGGCAAGCTCTGCTACATCGTCACCGACCACCTCGGCAGCCCCCGCGAACTGCTCAGCGAACAGGGCGAGGTCGTCTGGTCCAACAGCCCGCAGGTGTGGGGTTTGGCGCGGCTGTGGAAGGCGGCCAATGACGAAGGGGAAACCTGGGATTGCCCGTTCCGCTTCCCCGGCCAATACCACGACCCCGAGAGCGGCCTGCACTACAACCGCCACCGTTACTACGATCCGCACACGGCGCAATACCTCACCCCTGATCCATTGGGATTGGGCGGCGGGAATAGACCTCAGGGGTATGTACACAACCCGATGGGGTGGGTTGATCCGTTGGGGTTGGCGGGGGATTGTTGTGCGGGGGGGACGAAATCGAGCGGGAAGGAGTTTGAAGCATACTTGCATGAAACTCTTGGTGGCACTGGGAGCTTTTACTATAAAGGCCGAGAATTTGATGGTGCTTACGGAAAGGATAATAAAATATGGTATGAAGCAAAATCAGGTCGATACTGGCAAGACTATGCAGCAGAGAACACTGCTGGGCTTACAAAGTTCAAGTCCGACATAGGCGCGCATAAGAGAATCGCCAATGACGCTGGAGCCACATATGAAGTTCACTCAAATACACCAATACCCCAGCACATAAAAGATTGGCTAACAAAAAAAGGAATACCATTTAGAGAGCATTGA
- the katG gene encoding catalase/peroxidase HPI — protein sequence MSDEKKASCPFNHTAGGGTTNRDWWPDQLRLDLLHQHSSKSNPMEESFNYAEAFKSLDLNAVKQDLRAVMTDSQDWWPADFGHYGPLFIRMAWHAAGTYRIGDGRGGAGRGQQRFAPLNSWPDNVSLDKARRLIWPIKQKYGKKLSWADLIVLTGNVALESMGFKTFGFAGGREDVWEPDMDVYWGDEKTWLGDNRYTGDRDLENPLAAVQMGLIYVNPEGPNGNPDPLAAAIDIRETFARMAMNDEETVALIVGGHTFGKTHGAGPASNVGADPEAAGLEEQGLGWRSTYKTGVGTDAITSGLEVIWTSTPTKWSNNFLWNLFGYEWELTKSPAGAHQWQPKHGAGANSIPDPFDPNKRRGPTMLTTDIALRTDPIYEKICRRFHENPDELADAFARAWFKLTHRDMGPRARYLGPEVPAEELIWQDPIPAVDHPLVDANDVSALKAKVLASGLSVAELVATAWASASTFRGSDKRGGANGARIRLAPQKDWPVNQPEQLAKVLKVLEGIQAEFNNSAPGGKKISLADLIVLAGSAAIEKAAKDGGHAIEVPFAPGRMDASQEQTDVESVGMLEPRADGFRNYLKAKYPVLPEHLLIDKAQLMTLTAPEMTVLVGGLRVLGANVGQSSHGVFTSTVGTLSNDFFVNLLDMGTEWKPTSAANDLYEGRDRKSGKVKWTGTRIDLVFGSNSQLRALAEVYACADARQKFVEDFVKAWTKVMNLDRFDLR from the coding sequence ATGAGTGACGAGAAGAAAGCCAGCTGCCCGTTCAACCACACCGCTGGCGGTGGCACCACCAACCGTGACTGGTGGCCTGATCAACTGCGGTTGGACCTGCTCCACCAGCACTCCTCCAAGTCCAATCCGATGGAGGAATCCTTCAACTACGCCGAGGCATTCAAGAGCCTCGACCTGAACGCGGTGAAACAGGACCTGCGCGCCGTGATGACCGATTCGCAGGATTGGTGGCCGGCCGACTTCGGCCACTATGGCCCGCTGTTCATCCGCATGGCCTGGCACGCCGCCGGCACCTACCGCATCGGCGATGGCCGTGGCGGCGCAGGCCGGGGGCAGCAACGTTTCGCCCCGCTCAACAGTTGGCCGGACAACGTGAGCCTCGACAAGGCCCGCCGGCTCATCTGGCCGATCAAGCAGAAATACGGCAAAAAACTGTCCTGGGCCGACCTCATCGTCCTTACCGGCAACGTCGCGCTGGAATCGATGGGCTTCAAAACCTTCGGTTTCGCCGGCGGCCGCGAGGACGTATGGGAACCGGACATGGACGTGTACTGGGGCGACGAAAAAACCTGGCTCGGCGACAACCGCTACACCGGCGACCGTGACCTGGAGAACCCGCTGGCCGCCGTGCAGATGGGCCTGATCTACGTGAACCCGGAAGGCCCCAACGGCAACCCCGACCCGCTGGCAGCCGCCATCGACATCCGCGAAACCTTCGCTCGCATGGCGATGAACGACGAGGAAACCGTAGCCCTGATCGTTGGCGGCCACACCTTCGGCAAGACCCACGGTGCCGGCCCCGCCAGCAACGTTGGCGCCGACCCGGAGGCAGCCGGGCTGGAAGAGCAGGGGCTGGGCTGGCGCAGCACCTACAAGACAGGCGTAGGCACCGACGCCATCACCAGCGGTCTTGAAGTGATCTGGACCTCCACACCGACCAAGTGGAGCAACAACTTCCTGTGGAACCTGTTCGGCTACGAATGGGAGCTGACCAAGAGCCCTGCCGGCGCCCACCAGTGGCAACCCAAGCATGGTGCCGGGGCCAACAGCATCCCCGACCCGTTCGACCCGAACAAGCGTCGCGGGCCGACCATGCTCACTACCGACATCGCCCTGCGTACCGACCCGATCTACGAAAAGATCTGCCGGCGCTTCCACGAAAACCCCGATGAACTGGCCGACGCCTTCGCCCGTGCCTGGTTCAAGCTGACTCACCGCGACATGGGCCCGCGCGCCCGCTACCTGGGGCCGGAAGTTCCAGCCGAGGAACTGATCTGGCAAGACCCGATCCCCGCCGTGGACCATCCGTTGGTAGACGCCAACGACGTCAGCGCGCTCAAGGCCAAGGTGCTTGCCTCCGGGCTCAGCGTCGCCGAACTGGTCGCCACCGCCTGGGCGTCGGCTTCCACCTTCCGTGGCTCCGACAAGCGCGGCGGCGCCAATGGCGCGCGCATTCGCCTTGCACCGCAGAAGGACTGGCCGGTCAACCAGCCCGAACAACTGGCCAAGGTGCTCAAGGTGCTCGAAGGCATCCAGGCCGAGTTCAACAACTCCGCGCCCGGCGGCAAGAAAATCTCCCTGGCCGACCTCATCGTGCTGGCCGGTAGCGCAGCCATCGAGAAAGCGGCGAAGGATGGCGGCCACGCCATCGAAGTACCCTTCGCACCGGGACGCATGGACGCCAGCCAGGAGCAGACCGACGTGGAGTCGGTCGGCATGCTGGAGCCGCGCGCCGATGGCTTCCGTAATTACCTCAAAGCCAAGTACCCCGTCCTGCCCGAGCACCTGCTGATCGACAAAGCCCAACTGATGACGCTCACCGCGCCGGAAATGACAGTCTTGGTCGGCGGCCTGCGCGTGCTGGGCGCCAACGTCGGACAGTCATCGCACGGCGTGTTCACCAGCACGGTGGGCACCTTGAGCAACGACTTCTTCGTCAACCTGCTGGACATGGGCACGGAGTGGAAACCGACCTCGGCGGCCAACGACCTCTACGAAGGACGTGACCGCAAGAGCGGCAAAGTGAAGTGGACCGGTACCCGCATCGACCTCGTGTTCGGCTCCAACTCCCAATTGCGCGCCCTGGCGGAGGTCTACGCCTGCGCCGATGCCAGGCAGAAGTTCGTCGAAGACTTCGTCAAGGCATGGACCAAAGTGATGAACCTGGACCGCTTCGACCTGCGCTGA
- the ccoN gene encoding cytochrome-c oxidase, cbb3-type subunit I, with protein MTSAIALDQDTAYNYDIVRRFTLTTLGWGIIGMLMGVFIAAQLVWPQLNMDTPWTSFGRIRPIHTNLVIFAFGGSALFATSFYVVQRTCRVRIISDSLANLLFWGWQASLVAMLVSYPLGITTSKEYAEMEWPIALWVTVLWLVYAYLFFGTIAHRKVRHIYVGNWFYGAFIVVTGMVHVVNHLAIPVTLLKSYPIYSGATDAMIQWWYGHSVVGFILSVGFLGMMYYYVPKQAERPIYSYRLSIVHFWAIITLYIWAGPHHLHYTALPDWAQSLGMVMSLILLAPSWGGMINGMMTLSGAWHKLRTDPILRFLVVSLAFYGMSTFEGPMMAIKTVNSLSHYTDWTIGHVHAGALGWVAMISIGALYHMIPKLYGREQMHSVGLINAHFWLATIGTVLYIASMWVNGITQGLMWRAVNDDGTLTYSFVEALSASHPGYIVRLIGGSTFASGMLLMAWNTWLTVRGSKPVNRIEMAPA; from the coding sequence ATGACCAGCGCGATAGCTCTCGACCAAGACACCGCTTACAACTACGACATCGTTCGCCGCTTCACCCTCACTACCCTGGGCTGGGGCATCATCGGCATGCTCATGGGCGTGTTCATCGCCGCCCAACTGGTGTGGCCGCAACTGAACATGGATACGCCCTGGACCAGCTTCGGGCGCATCCGCCCCATTCACACCAACCTGGTGATCTTCGCCTTCGGCGGTAGCGCGCTGTTCGCCACCTCGTTCTATGTGGTGCAACGTACCTGCCGCGTACGGATCATTTCCGACAGCCTGGCCAACCTGCTGTTCTGGGGCTGGCAGGCGAGCCTGGTGGCGATGCTGGTGAGCTACCCGCTGGGCATCACCACGTCCAAGGAATACGCCGAGATGGAGTGGCCCATCGCGCTGTGGGTCACGGTGCTGTGGCTGGTCTACGCCTACCTGTTCTTCGGCACCATCGCCCACCGCAAGGTGCGCCACATCTATGTCGGCAACTGGTTCTATGGCGCCTTCATCGTGGTGACCGGGATGGTCCATGTGGTCAATCACCTGGCCATTCCGGTGACGCTACTGAAGTCCTACCCGATCTATTCGGGTGCGACCGACGCCATGATCCAGTGGTGGTATGGCCACAGCGTGGTGGGCTTCATCCTCTCGGTGGGCTTCCTCGGCATGATGTACTACTACGTGCCCAAGCAGGCCGAGCGGCCGATCTACTCCTATCGCCTGTCCATCGTGCACTTCTGGGCGATCATCACCCTGTATATCTGGGCCGGCCCGCACCACCTGCACTACACCGCATTGCCGGACTGGGCGCAGAGCCTGGGCATGGTGATGTCGCTGATCCTGCTGGCGCCAAGCTGGGGCGGCATGATCAACGGCATGATGACCCTCTCGGGTGCCTGGCATAAGTTGCGTACCGACCCGATCCTGCGCTTCCTGGTCGTGTCGCTGGCGTTCTACGGCATGTCGACCTTCGAAGGCCCGATGATGGCGATCAAGACTGTGAACTCGCTGTCCCACTACACCGACTGGACCATCGGTCACGTGCATGCCGGCGCGCTGGGCTGGGTGGCGATGATTTCCATCGGCGCGCTGTACCACATGATTCCGAAGCTTTACGGACGCGAGCAGATGCACAGCGTCGGCCTGATCAACGCGCACTTCTGGCTGGCCACCATCGGTACCGTGCTGTACATCGCCTCGATGTGGGTCAACGGCATTACCCAGGGCCTGATGTGGCGCGCGGTGAACGATGACGGCACGCTCACCTACTCCTTCGTCGAAGCGCTGTCGGCCAGCCACCCGGGCTACATCGTGCGGCTGATCGGCGGCTCCACCTTCGCCAGCGGCATGCTGCTGATGGCCTGGAACACCTGGCTCACCGTACGGGGGAGCAAGCCGGTGAACCGGATCGAAATGGCACCGGCCTGA
- a CDS encoding HPP family protein gives MPALPGWRQRAASYLPDMPHTRPREWLRASCGTSLGFLLSAIACELLFGPAIPPHFAGPWAASAILVFAVSSGALAQPWSVLGSYLCASLVATLVCWWLPGGILAAALALGLSLLLMYPLRCLHPPGGALAFSLAFAAPLPGEPVWMAPLVAISGGLGLVLLALLFNNLTRMPYPRRRSLATDHHQTRDPLPGERVGIQSTDLDQALDELGAFVDITRDDLERIVRSTERHALRRSMGDTRARQVMSRDLVCATPDTPVRHALRLLVRHHLKALPILDEDRRLVGIVSLIDLLAPRRKGGWLKRLLGGLGLHRERMLAEVMSSPVLHVDADSHAVELIPLLSDHGLHCLPVLERGELVGVITQTDLIAALRRDLLSHLG, from the coding sequence ATGCCCGCCCTGCCCGGCTGGCGGCAGCGCGCCGCCTCCTACCTGCCCGATATGCCGCATACCCGGCCGCGCGAGTGGTTGCGCGCCTCCTGCGGCACGAGCCTCGGTTTCCTGCTCAGTGCGATCGCCTGCGAACTGCTGTTCGGCCCGGCGATACCGCCGCATTTCGCCGGCCCCTGGGCGGCTTCGGCGATCCTGGTATTCGCCGTGTCGTCCGGGGCGCTTGCCCAGCCGTGGTCGGTGCTTGGCAGCTACCTCTGCGCATCGCTGGTGGCCACGCTGGTCTGCTGGTGGCTGCCGGGCGGAATCCTCGCCGCAGCCCTGGCGCTGGGCCTGTCCCTGCTGCTGATGTACCCGCTGCGCTGCCTGCACCCGCCGGGCGGCGCGCTGGCCTTCAGCCTGGCCTTCGCCGCGCCGCTGCCGGGCGAGCCGGTGTGGATGGCGCCCCTGGTGGCGATCAGCGGCGGGTTGGGCCTGGTCCTGCTGGCACTGCTATTCAACAATCTCACGCGCATGCCCTACCCCCGCCGCCGCAGCCTCGCCACGGACCATCACCAGACCCGGGACCCGCTGCCGGGCGAGCGCGTCGGTATCCAGTCCACCGACCTGGACCAGGCGCTGGACGAACTGGGCGCCTTCGTCGATATCACCCGCGACGATCTCGAACGCATCGTCCGCAGCACCGAACGCCATGCCCTGCGCCGCAGCATGGGCGATACCCGCGCGCGCCAGGTGATGTCCCGCGACCTGGTCTGCGCCACGCCGGACACCCCGGTGCGCCATGCCCTGCGCCTGCTGGTACGGCACCACCTGAAGGCGCTGCCGATCCTCGATGAGGACCGGCGGCTGGTGGGCATCGTCAGCCTGATCGACCTGCTCGCCCCCAGGCGCAAGGGCGGCTGGCTGAAACGCCTGCTCGGCGGGCTGGGCCTGCACCGCGAGCGCATGCTGGCCGAGGTGATGAGCAGCCCGGTGCTCCACGTGGATGCCGACAGCCATGCGGTGGAGCTGATCCCCCTGCTGTCCGACCACGGCCTGCACTGCCTGCCGGTGCTCGAGCGCGGCGAACTGGTGGGGGTGATCACCCAGACCGATCTGATCGCCGCGCTGCGGCGCGACCTGCTCAGCCACCTGGGCTAG
- a CDS encoding cation-transporting P-type ATPase: protein MTTMHPTEHKASEPGAGGWYRKSVQQTMTELQTSPAGLSPDEAGARLARVGPNALPARDSDPLWLRFMRHFNDVLIYILLVAAVATALMGHWTDTVVILLVAVINAGIGFFQENKAEKSLAALRGMLSSSAHVVRSGRKMEVDASALVPGDIVVLKPGDKIPADVRLFDVHHLQVEESMLTGESLTVGKHADALDKDALLADRINLGFSGTNVSSGNARGVVIETGAATELGRINRMISNVGESETPLLRQIAQLGKRIFQLIVGMMLALFVIGFFWHDYPFGELLLSLISLAVASVPEGLPAIVSIILSLGVQRMARNKAIIRKLPTVETLGAMSVICSDKTGTLTMNEMTVKGVLLADGIYSVEGQSYEPRGRITFGGVSEPLDWSRHGTLEAFIHAVDICNDSSLQRNDEGRWSVVGGPTEGALKVLARKADLAEAEVRKFGKIPFDSAYKYMARRCDVDGQSLIYLKGAPDVLLRMCQQQLTAAGAEPLDREYWEREMSHIASQGLRMLAAAYKPVPAQNEAIDHEDLQQGMIFLGVAGLMDPPRPEAIDAIAMCKRAGIQVKMITGDHPDTAVAIAGMLGMGDDLRAMTGQELEQADDEQLRSLAMQYSVFARTSPEHKLRLVRALQANQQVVGMTGDGVNDAPALKQADVGIAMGIKGTEVTKEAADMVLTDDNFSTIANAVREGRRVYDNLKKTVLFVLPTNMAQGLLIVMAILAGTVIPLSPLQILWMNMATSTTLSFALAFEPGEPGMMRRPPRNARESILNGFAVWRVLYVGGLLTAAAFLLEAWMLSNGQDTEHIRTMILHTLVTAQWAYMFNCRLQDQFSLNAGLLRNAALLTVTFALILLQCFVIYVPFMQSAFHTVALPFSSWLISLGIGVLVFFAVELEKLVIRRWKASRG, encoded by the coding sequence ATGACGACGATGCACCCCACCGAGCACAAAGCCAGCGAGCCCGGCGCGGGAGGCTGGTATCGCAAGAGCGTGCAGCAGACCATGACGGAGCTGCAGACCAGCCCTGCGGGCCTCTCCCCCGACGAGGCTGGCGCACGCCTGGCGCGCGTCGGCCCCAACGCCCTCCCCGCCAGGGATAGCGACCCGCTCTGGCTGCGCTTCATGCGGCACTTCAATGACGTGCTGATCTACATCCTGCTGGTGGCCGCAGTGGCCACCGCGCTGATGGGCCACTGGACCGACACTGTGGTGATCCTGCTGGTGGCGGTGATCAACGCCGGTATCGGCTTCTTCCAGGAGAACAAGGCGGAGAAATCCCTGGCGGCGCTGCGCGGCATGCTCAGCAGCAGCGCCCACGTGGTGCGCAGTGGACGGAAGATGGAGGTTGACGCCAGCGCGCTGGTGCCCGGCGACATCGTGGTGCTCAAACCCGGCGACAAGATTCCCGCCGATGTGCGCCTGTTCGATGTGCATCACCTGCAGGTGGAGGAGTCGATGCTCACCGGCGAGTCGCTCACCGTGGGCAAGCACGCCGACGCGCTGGACAAGGACGCGCTGCTGGCCGACCGCATCAATCTTGGTTTCTCCGGTACCAACGTGAGCTCCGGCAATGCCCGTGGCGTGGTGATCGAAACCGGCGCGGCAACGGAGCTGGGCCGCATCAACCGGATGATTTCCAACGTCGGTGAAAGCGAAACCCCGCTGCTGCGGCAGATCGCCCAGTTGGGCAAGCGCATCTTCCAATTGATCGTCGGCATGATGCTGGCGCTGTTCGTCATCGGTTTTTTCTGGCACGACTATCCGTTCGGCGAGCTGCTGCTGTCGCTGATAAGCCTGGCCGTGGCGTCGGTGCCGGAGGGCCTGCCGGCGATTGTCTCGATCATCCTGTCGCTGGGCGTGCAGCGCATGGCGCGCAACAAGGCGATCATCCGCAAGCTGCCGACGGTGGAGACGCTCGGCGCGATGAGTGTGATCTGCTCGGACAAGACCGGCACGCTGACCATGAACGAAATGACGGTCAAGGGCGTGCTGCTGGCCGATGGCATTTATAGCGTCGAGGGCCAGAGCTACGAGCCCAGGGGCCGGATCACTTTCGGCGGCGTGAGCGAGCCGCTGGACTGGTCGCGCCACGGCACGCTGGAGGCATTCATCCACGCCGTGGACATCTGCAACGACAGTTCCCTGCAACGCAACGACGAGGGCCGCTGGAGCGTGGTCGGCGGCCCGACCGAGGGCGCGCTGAAGGTGCTGGCGCGCAAGGCGGACCTGGCGGAGGCCGAGGTCCGCAAGTTCGGCAAGATTCCCTTCGATTCCGCCTACAAGTACATGGCCCGCCGCTGCGACGTGGACGGCCAGAGCCTGATCTACCTGAAGGGCGCGCCCGATGTGCTGCTGCGCATGTGCCAGCAGCAACTGACCGCTGCCGGCGCAGAGCCGCTGGACCGCGAGTACTGGGAGCGCGAGATGAGCCATATCGCCAGCCAGGGCCTGCGTATGCTGGCGGCGGCATACAAGCCGGTGCCCGCGCAGAACGAGGCGATCGATCATGAGGACCTGCAGCAAGGCATGATCTTCCTCGGCGTAGCCGGCCTGATGGACCCGCCGCGCCCCGAGGCCATCGATGCCATCGCGATGTGCAAGCGCGCCGGCATCCAGGTGAAGATGATCACCGGCGACCATCCCGACACCGCCGTGGCCATCGCCGGCATGCTCGGCATGGGCGACGATCTGCGCGCGATGACCGGCCAGGAACTGGAACAGGCCGACGACGAGCAGCTCAGGTCGCTCGCCATGCAGTATTCGGTATTCGCCCGGACCAGCCCGGAGCACAAGCTGCGGCTGGTCCGGGCGTTGCAAGCCAACCAGCAGGTGGTCGGCATGACCGGCGATGGAGTCAACGATGCGCCGGCGCTCAAGCAGGCCGACGTCGGTATCGCGATGGGCATCAAGGGTACCGAGGTGACCAAGGAAGCCGCCGACATGGTGCTCACCGACGATAACTTCTCCACCATCGCCAACGCGGTGCGCGAGGGCCGCCGCGTATACGACAACCTGAAGAAGACTGTGCTCTTCGTGTTGCCGACCAATATGGCCCAGGGCCTGCTGATCGTGATGGCGATCCTCGCCGGCACGGTGATCCCGCTGTCGCCGCTGCAGATTCTCTGGATGAACATGGCGACGTCCACCACGCTGTCGTTCGCGCTGGCATTCGAGCCGGGCGAGCCGGGCATGATGCGGCGCCCGCCACGCAATGCGCGGGAGTCGATTCTCAACGGTTTCGCGGTCTGGCGGGTGCTTTATGTCGGCGGCCTGCTGACTGCCGCGGCATTCCTCCTGGAAGCCTGGATGCTCAGCAACGGCCAGGACACCGAGCATATCCGCACGATGATCCTGCACACCCTGGTCACCGCGCAGTGGGCCTACATGTTCAACTGCCGCCTGCAAGACCAGTTCTCGCTGAACGCCGGACTGCTGCGCAACGCCGCGCTGCTGACCGTGACCTTCGCGCTGATCCTGTTGCAGTGCTTCGTGATCTACGTGCCGTTCATGCAGTCGGCCTTCCACACTGTGGCGCTGCCGTTCAGCAGTTGGCTGATCTCGCTGGGTATCGGCGTACTGGTGTTCTTCGCCGTGGAGCTGGAGAAGCTGGTGATCCGCCGCTGGAAGGCTTCGCGCGGCTGA
- a CDS encoding carbon storage regulator, which produces MGYLVLQRNEGEGEGEGEGEGEGEGEGEGEGEGEGEGVILTAKPDASNEELLRELREEGICVSVASVRGFSVRLAFEASGSIKILREELDND; this is translated from the coding sequence ATGGGATATTTAGTACTACAACGAAACGAAGGTGAAGGTGAAGGTGAAGGTGAAGGTGAAGGTGAAGGTGAAGGTGAAGGTGAAGGTGAAGGTGAAGGTGAAGGTGAAGGCGTTATATTGACTGCCAAACCAGACGCAAGCAACGAGGAATTGCTTCGTGAACTCAGGGAAGAAGGAATCTGTGTATCCGTGGCCAGCGTAAGGGGATTTAGTGTCAGGTTGGCATTCGAAGCATCAGGCTCAATCAAGATTCTGCGGGAAGAGCTTGATAATGATTGA